Proteins encoded by one window of Culicoides brevitarsis isolate CSIRO-B50_1 chromosome 2, AGI_CSIRO_Cbre_v1, whole genome shotgun sequence:
- the LOC134831303 gene encoding lachesin-like has translation MSSATNYSFYLWVTLITFVVSLLQNAQTTTNTGIINNAVQDGPEFTDIIENITVPAGRNIKLACSVKNLGVYKVAWMHFEQSAILTVHNHVITRNPRISVTHDKHDKHKTWFLHISNVQEEDKGRYMCQINTVTAKTQIGYLHVVVPPNIDDNETSSDLTVDDGANVTLKCKATGSPEPSIRWKRDDNSKIKFNGTYVSDVEGEVLEIRKVGRLDMGAYLCIASNGIPPSLSKRIKLDVDFPPLLWVPQHLVGIPISYNITLNCSIEMYPTSINYWARENDSEHIVDSEKYKTEFVNNLRSSYKFEMRLTIYNVQPEDYGLYRCYVKNLKGEADGVIRLYSTSPPTTPAPPTTVTTTRQTTSTTLRFDPTIPYFGQTNSPTVHLLDKGTKYQSSNLNEVDRSEQKSSGESSKSLDWPQEEHKHNRGSTHFPYLLPLNLVMICAVVMQISQ, from the exons ctGTCCAGGATGGTCCTGAATTCACagatataattgaaaatattacagTTCCAGCCGGGAGAAACATAAAATTGGCTTGTTCAGTGAAGAATCTAGGAGTGTACaag gttgcATGGATGCATTTCGAACAATCAGCAATACTGACGGTGCATAATCATGTGATCACTCGAAATCCACGTATCAGTGTAACGCATGATAAGCATGATAAACACAAAACATGGTTCTTGCATATTTCCAATGTACAAGAAGAGGATAAGGGTAGATATATGTGCCAAATTAATACGGTGACTGCTAAAACGCAGATTGGTTACCTTCATGTTGTTG TGCCACCAAATATTGATGATAATGAAACATCAAGTGATTTGACCGTAGATGATGGAGCTAATGTCACGCTCAAATGCAAAGCTACTGGGAGTCCAGAACCATCAATACGGTGGAAGCGAGACGacaactcaaaaattaaatttaatgggaCATATG tgtCGGATGTTGAGGGCGAAGTTCTGGAAATTCGTAAAGTGGGTCGCTTGGATATGGGTGCTTATTTGTGTATTGCCTCAAATGGTATTCCACCAAGTTTATCAAAACGAATTAAACTGGATGTTGATT ttccGCCTCTTTTATGGGTTCCGCAG CATTTAGTTGGCATTCCAATCAGTTATAACATTACTCTAAATTGTAGTATAGAAATGTATCCTACCTCAATTAATTACTGGGCACGAGAAAATGACTCGGAACATATTGTTGATTCAGAAAAGTATAA GACTGAATTTGTTAATAACCTAAGATCATCGTACAAGTTTGAGATGCGACTTACTATATACAATGTACAACCAGAGGATTATGGTTTATACAGATG CtacgtgaaaaatttaaagggtGAAGCAGATGGAGTCATTCGCTTAtatt CAACATCACCGCCAACTACTCCAGCACCACCGACAACAGTTACCACAACTCGTCAAACGACATCGACAACACTCCGGTTTGATCCTACGATACCATATTTCGGTCAAACAAACAGTCCTACTGTGCACTTATTAGataaag gtacaAAATATCAGTCATCAAATTTGAATGAAGTTGATCGATCTGAGCAAAAATCTTCTGGCGAAAGTTCAAAAAGTCTCGATTGGCCTCAAGAGGAACATAAACATAATAGAG GTTCAACACATTTTCCTTATTTATTACCACTCAATTTGGTTATGATTTGTGCAGTGGTAATGCAAATCAGCCAATGA